A window of the Rubrobacter calidifluminis genome harbors these coding sequences:
- the cas6 gene encoding CRISPR system precrRNA processing endoribonuclease RAMP protein Cas6 has protein sequence MEYAGPLEEFLPLLCLGQLTHVGRRAVFGLGRYRVLAA, from the coding sequence GTGGAGTACGCCGGTCCCCTGGAGGAGTTCCTGCCGCTGCTCTGTCTGGGCCAGCTCACCCACGTCGGGCGGCGTGCCGTCTTCGGGCTCGGGCGCTACCGCGTGCTCGCTGCGTGA
- the panC gene encoding pantoate--beta-alanine ligase, which yields MGAGLETASTPEEMRDLSERWRASGQTVGLVPTMGALHEGHLSLVRRARSECERVVVSVFVNPTQFGRGEDFETYPRDLERDRALLAREGADAVFSPTIEAMYGEEDPDLSSGGRASVDPGRLGQMWEGEVRPGHFRGVATIVTMLFAAVRPHRAYFGEKDYQQLVIVRRMARELQLGVEVVGCPTVREEDGLAMSSRNVYLSPEEREAALSLSRALGRCAELAREGERSAKKLEAAMLEVCGREPLVGLQYAAVVDAESLERLERLGERPARAIIAARVGRTHLIDNAGIP from the coding sequence GTGGGAGCAGGGCTAGAGACGGCCTCGACCCCGGAGGAGATGCGCGACCTCTCGGAGCGCTGGCGCGCCTCCGGGCAGACCGTGGGGCTCGTCCCCACGATGGGCGCGCTGCACGAGGGACACCTCTCGCTCGTCCGCCGGGCCCGTTCAGAGTGTGAGAGGGTCGTGGTCTCGGTCTTCGTCAACCCAACCCAATTCGGACGGGGGGAGGACTTCGAGACCTACCCCCGCGACCTCGAGCGCGACCGGGCCCTGCTCGCCCGCGAGGGCGCGGACGCCGTCTTCTCCCCGACCATCGAGGCGATGTACGGGGAGGAGGACCCCGACCTCTCCTCCGGAGGGCGTGCCTCGGTGGATCCGGGCAGGCTCGGTCAGATGTGGGAGGGGGAGGTGAGGCCGGGGCACTTCCGGGGCGTCGCCACGATCGTCACGATGCTCTTCGCCGCGGTGAGGCCGCACCGGGCGTACTTCGGGGAGAAGGACTACCAGCAGCTCGTCATCGTGCGCAGGATGGCGCGGGAACTTCAGCTCGGGGTGGAGGTGGTGGGCTGCCCGACGGTGCGCGAGGAGGATGGTCTCGCGATGAGCAGCCGCAACGTCTACCTCTCCCCCGAAGAGAGGGAGGCGGCGCTCTCCCTCTCCAGGGCGCTCGGACGGTGCGCCGAGCTGGCGCGGGAGGGCGAGCGCTCGGCGAAGAAGCTGGAGGCGGCGATGCTGGAGGTCTGTGGCAGAGAGCCGCTCGTCGGGCTGCAGTACGCCGCGGTGGTCGACGCGGAGAGCCTGGAGAGGCTCGAGAGGCTCGGAGAGAGGCCGGCCCGGGCGATCATCGCCGCCCGGGTCGGCCGGACCCACCTCATAGACAACGCCGGGATACCCTAG
- a CDS encoding acyl-CoA mutase large subunit family protein, producing the protein MLDRPYRGKREATCRRSALDTRKKSARESWEEAYSKSPERDAEFSTISGVPIKPLYTPEDLGDFDYEEKLGYPGEYPYTRGVYPTMYRGRLWTIRQFAGYGDAGETNRRFRYLLEQGQTGLSVAFDMPTLMGLDSDSPRSLGEVGTEGVAIDSLEDMERLFEGIPMDEITTSMTINAPAMVLLAMYVVAAEKKGIPPEKLGGTNQNDILKEYIAQKEWLYPPGPSMRIFKDMLVYATRHMPKWNTVSISGYHIREAGSTAAQELAFTLSDGFAYVEAGIEAGLGVDEFAPRFSFFFNSHIDFFEEIAKFRAARRIWAREMKERYGAKDPRSMRMRFHTQTAGCSLTAQEPYNNVVRTAFEALAAILGGTQSLHTNSLDEALALPTEEAVRIAVRTQQIAAHETGVANTIDPLGGSYFVEALTDEMERQAYEYFRQIDELGGVIPAIEQGFQMREIAEASARYQREMEEGRRRVVGVNVYEPEEETDVELHRIPPEVAERQIERVKDLKRRRDNRLVRQRLEELKRVARGDGNTMYPILECVRAYATEQEICDALKEVFGTYTETPVI; encoded by the coding sequence ATGCTTGACCGCCCGTACAGAGGGAAGAGGGAAGCGACCTGCAGGAGGAGCGCCTTGGACACCAGGAAGAAGAGCGCCCGCGAGAGCTGGGAAGAGGCGTACTCGAAGAGCCCGGAGCGTGACGCGGAGTTCTCGACCATCTCCGGCGTGCCGATCAAACCGCTCTACACCCCGGAGGATCTCGGGGACTTCGATTACGAGGAGAAACTGGGCTACCCCGGCGAGTACCCCTACACCCGCGGGGTCTACCCCACGATGTACCGCGGCAGGCTATGGACGATAAGGCAGTTCGCCGGCTACGGGGACGCCGGGGAAACCAACCGGCGCTTCCGCTACCTGCTCGAGCAGGGCCAGACCGGGCTCTCCGTCGCCTTCGACATGCCCACCCTCATGGGGCTCGACTCCGACTCGCCGCGCTCTTTGGGCGAGGTGGGGACCGAGGGGGTCGCCATAGACTCCCTCGAGGACATGGAGCGGCTCTTCGAGGGCATCCCGATGGACGAGATCACGACCTCGATGACCATCAACGCCCCGGCGATGGTGCTTCTGGCTATGTACGTCGTCGCGGCCGAGAAGAAGGGGATCCCGCCGGAGAAGCTCGGGGGGACCAACCAGAACGACATCCTCAAGGAGTACATCGCGCAGAAGGAGTGGCTCTACCCGCCCGGCCCCTCGATGCGCATCTTCAAGGACATGCTCGTCTACGCCACGCGGCACATGCCGAAGTGGAACACGGTCTCCATCTCGGGCTACCACATCCGGGAGGCGGGCTCCACCGCGGCGCAGGAGCTGGCCTTCACCCTCTCCGACGGGTTCGCCTACGTCGAGGCCGGCATCGAGGCGGGGCTCGGGGTGGACGAGTTCGCCCCCCGCTTCTCGTTCTTCTTCAACTCGCACATAGACTTCTTCGAGGAGATCGCCAAGTTCCGCGCCGCGCGGCGCATCTGGGCGCGCGAGATGAAGGAGCGCTACGGGGCGAAGGACCCCAGGAGCATGAGGATGCGCTTCCACACCCAGACGGCGGGGTGCTCGCTCACGGCGCAGGAACCCTACAACAACGTCGTCCGCACGGCCTTCGAGGCGCTGGCGGCGATCCTGGGCGGCACCCAGTCGCTGCACACCAACTCGCTGGATGAGGCCCTGGCGCTGCCGACCGAGGAGGCGGTGCGCATAGCCGTGCGCACCCAGCAGATAGCGGCGCACGAGACGGGCGTGGCGAACACGATAGACCCTCTCGGCGGCTCGTACTTCGTCGAGGCCCTCACCGACGAGATGGAGCGGCAGGCTTACGAGTACTTCCGGCAGATAGACGAACTCGGCGGGGTCATCCCGGCGATCGAACAGGGCTTCCAGATGCGCGAGATCGCCGAGGCCTCCGCCCGCTACCAGCGGGAGATGGAGGAGGGGCGCCGTCGGGTGGTGGGCGTGAACGTCTACGAGCCCGAGGAGGAGACCGACGTCGAGCTGCACCGCATCCCGCCCGAGGTCGCGGAGCGTCAGATAGAGCGCGTCAAAGACCTCAAGAGGAGGCGCGACAACCGGCTGGTGCGCCAGCGCCTCGAGGAGCTCAAGCGGGTGGCCCGCGGCGACGGGAACACGATGTATCCCATACTCGAGTGCGTCCGCGCCTACGCCACCGAGCAGGAGATCTGCGACGCGCTCAAGGAGGTCTTCGGCACCTACACCGAGACCCCCGTGATCTAG
- a CDS encoding inorganic phosphate transporter — protein sequence MSLLEVLLLAASALFAWSMGSHYTGSVMGTAYGAGVLTLRRALGLAAVCVVIGATAAGLNVIGTYADLIESAPAEDVAASQIAASLVTIASTYYRLPVSTIQIYAFSLLGAALAAGLPVRGGLFGLVVLGWAAGPVLSLVLGFVLARAGLGIARRGRGALAAFLVVTALYSSFTMGSNDVSNAAASLADAGIFSPRVAALWGGVFMALGVVSWGRRLLERIGHEILPLDVPLAATAQFAKAAAISTLNAFGYNASINQSVVGGLAGVGLATDRSKLNRGALRNIALNWILSPLLGTVSAAVLDLLLHALL from the coding sequence ATGAGCCTGCTGGAAGTCCTGCTTTTGGCCGCGAGCGCGCTGTTCGCGTGGAGCATGGGCAGCCACTACACCGGCTCGGTGATGGGTACGGCCTACGGCGCGGGGGTGCTCACGCTCCGGCGGGCGCTCGGGCTCGCGGCGGTCTGCGTCGTCATCGGGGCGACGGCCGCCGGGCTCAACGTCATCGGGACCTACGCGGACCTCATCGAGAGCGCCCCGGCGGAGGACGTCGCGGCCTCGCAGATAGCCGCCTCGCTGGTGACCATAGCCTCCACCTACTACAGGCTCCCGGTCTCGACGATCCAGATCTACGCGTTCTCGCTCCTCGGGGCGGCGCTCGCCGCGGGCCTTCCGGTGCGCGGGGGGCTCTTCGGGCTCGTGGTCCTGGGTTGGGCCGCGGGACCGGTGCTGTCGCTCGTCCTGGGGTTCGTCCTGGCGCGCGCGGGGCTCGGCATCGCCCGGCGGGGCCGGGGGGCGCTCGCGGCGTTCCTCGTCGTGACCGCGCTCTACAGCTCGTTCACGATGGGTTCGAACGACGTGAGCAACGCCGCCGCCTCGCTCGCCGACGCCGGGATCTTCTCCCCCAGGGTCGCGGCGCTCTGGGGCGGGGTCTTCATGGCTTTGGGGGTGGTGAGCTGGGGCAGAAGGCTCCTGGAGCGTATCGGGCACGAGATCCTGCCGCTGGACGTGCCGCTCGCCGCGACGGCCCAGTTCGCCAAGGCCGCGGCGATCTCGACGCTGAACGCCTTCGGGTACAACGCCTCGATCAACCAGAGCGTCGTCGGCGGGCTCGCCGGGGTGGGGCTCGCGACCGACCGCAGCAAGCTCAACCGCGGCGCGCTGCGCAACATCGCCCTGAACTGGATCCTCTCGCCGCTGCTCGGGACCGTCTCAGCCGCGGTGCTGGACCTGCTGCTGCACGCCCTTCTCTGA
- a CDS encoding acyl-CoA dehydrogenase family protein has translation MNFELSREQREVREEAARFADEVVAPGAAERDQNDVYPQEIFEKLAAMGFMGLCVPVEYGGAGKDFLSYVLAIEELSRADAGVGVTLAVHTSAGTLPILQYGTEEQKRRWVPPLARGERVGCFALTEPGAGSDAAAIEAKAERAPGGYRISGHKQWITNGRVAGTMILFARAPEGVTAFIVPMDAEGISLGRHARKMGVISATTDDVLLDGVFVPEEDVLGEAGKGLHVALGTLDPGRIGIAGQALGIAEAAFRYASRFAVERSAFGKPIAGHQAISFKLADMQVKIRAARLLTYEAAWMKDRGMSVTEAGARAKLYASQVANEIAYEAVQILGGRGYMKDEGPVERLYRDARVTEIYEGTSEVQRIVISRSILRGVSSEKGVQQQVQHRG, from the coding sequence ATGAACTTCGAGCTGAGCAGGGAGCAGCGGGAGGTGAGGGAGGAGGCGGCGCGCTTCGCCGACGAGGTGGTGGCGCCGGGGGCGGCCGAGCGGGACCAAAACGACGTCTATCCGCAGGAGATCTTCGAGAAGCTCGCCGCGATGGGCTTCATGGGACTCTGCGTGCCCGTAGAGTACGGCGGGGCCGGGAAGGACTTCCTCTCCTACGTGCTCGCCATCGAGGAGCTCAGCCGCGCCGACGCCGGGGTGGGGGTTACGCTCGCGGTGCACACCAGCGCCGGAACGCTCCCTATCCTGCAGTACGGCACCGAGGAGCAGAAGCGGCGGTGGGTGCCGCCGCTCGCCCGCGGCGAGAGAGTGGGCTGCTTCGCCCTCACCGAGCCCGGGGCGGGCTCCGACGCCGCTGCGATCGAAGCGAAAGCCGAGCGGGCCCCCGGCGGCTACCGCATAAGCGGGCACAAGCAGTGGATCACCAACGGCCGGGTCGCGGGGACCATGATCCTCTTCGCCCGCGCCCCGGAGGGCGTGACCGCCTTCATCGTGCCGATGGACGCGGAAGGGATCTCTTTAGGCAGGCACGCGAGGAAGATGGGCGTCATCTCCGCCACCACCGACGACGTCCTGCTGGACGGCGTCTTCGTCCCGGAGGAGGACGTGCTCGGGGAGGCGGGGAAGGGCCTGCACGTCGCGCTCGGGACGCTGGACCCGGGGAGGATCGGGATCGCCGGGCAGGCGCTCGGGATCGCCGAGGCCGCCTTCCGGTATGCATCGCGCTTCGCGGTCGAGAGGAGCGCGTTCGGCAAACCCATAGCCGGGCACCAGGCTATCTCCTTCAAGCTCGCCGACATGCAGGTGAAGATAAGGGCGGCGCGGCTTCTCACCTACGAGGCCGCCTGGATGAAGGACCGGGGGATGAGCGTCACCGAGGCCGGCGCGCGGGCCAAGCTCTACGCTTCGCAGGTGGCCAACGAGATCGCCTACGAGGCGGTGCAGATCCTGGGCGGCAGGGGGTACATGAAGGACGAGGGGCCGGTGGAGAGGCTCTACCGGGACGCGCGGGTCACCGAGATCTACGAGGGCACCAGCGAGGTGCAGCGCATCGTCATCTCCCGCTCCATCCTGCGCGGGGTCTCCTCAGAGAAGGGCGTGCAGCAGCAGGTCCAGCACCGCGGCTGA
- a CDS encoding PA0069 family radical SAM protein yields MMGRGASMNPTNRFERIEVVPEPVEDEAPDRPETVYLRDRSRSVITRNASPDIGFEASINPYRGCEHGCAYCYARPTHEYLGFSAGLDFESRVLVKEDAPELLRKELSSPRWKPKVLSLSGVTDPYQPVERKLGITRRCVEVLAEFRNPLAVVTKNHLVTRDIDLLEELAKHGAISVAVSLTTLDEDLRRRMEPRTSSPRRRLDAMRKLSEAGIPVGVMTAPIIPGLNDHELPALLSAAAEAGATFAACVPVRLPGAVAKVFEDWLSRNFPERREKVLSRIRSMRGGSLNDPRFGSRMRGEGPIAEHIAQLFHISRRRAGISDRFPELSVAAFRVPGDQPTLFDRP; encoded by the coding sequence ATGATGGGGCGTGGGGCCTCCATGAACCCCACCAATCGATTCGAGAGGATCGAAGTCGTGCCGGAGCCTGTCGAAGACGAGGCTCCCGACAGACCAGAGACCGTATACCTGCGCGATCGTTCGCGTTCCGTCATTACTCGCAACGCCAGCCCGGACATCGGCTTCGAGGCCAGCATCAACCCCTACCGGGGTTGCGAGCACGGCTGTGCTTACTGCTACGCCCGCCCGACCCACGAGTACCTGGGGTTCTCGGCCGGGCTGGACTTCGAGAGCCGGGTCCTCGTCAAAGAAGATGCCCCTGAGCTTTTGCGAAAAGAGCTCTCCTCACCCCGCTGGAAGCCGAAGGTCCTCTCCCTGAGCGGGGTCACCGACCCCTACCAGCCGGTCGAGAGGAAGCTCGGGATCACCCGCCGCTGCGTCGAGGTGCTCGCGGAGTTCCGCAACCCCCTGGCCGTCGTGACCAAAAACCACCTCGTAACCCGCGACATAGACCTCCTCGAAGAGCTCGCGAAGCACGGCGCGATATCCGTCGCCGTGAGCCTGACGACCCTCGACGAAGACCTGAGACGTCGCATGGAGCCGAGAACCTCGAGCCCCCGGCGACGCCTGGACGCGATGAGGAAACTCTCCGAAGCCGGCATCCCGGTCGGGGTGATGACCGCCCCTATCATCCCCGGTCTGAACGACCACGAGCTGCCCGCGCTGCTCTCCGCCGCCGCGGAGGCCGGAGCAACCTTCGCCGCCTGCGTCCCGGTGCGCCTGCCGGGGGCGGTCGCGAAGGTCTTCGAGGACTGGCTCTCACGCAACTTTCCGGAGCGCAGGGAGAAGGTCTTAAGCCGCATAAGGTCCATGAGGGGCGGCAGCCTCAACGATCCGCGCTTCGGGTCGCGCATGCGGGGCGAGGGACCCATCGCGGAACACATCGCGCAGCTCTTCCACATAAGCCGGCGCAGGGCCGGGATCTCCGATCGATTCCCCGAGCTCTCGGTCGCCGCCTTCCGGGTGCCAGGAGATCAGCCGACGCTCTTCGATCGTCCCTGA